In Cloacibacillus sp., the genomic stretch CAGCGCTGCGCTAAACGGCCGCCATCTTTATGGCGGCCTTAAGTATTCAAATTTTTCATAATTAAAAATTCTTTTAAATGTTTTATGAGGTATATTTTATGCGAAATTGGATAATTTTTTAAGAAAATTATAAAACGGCCCTTTTTACCGTATATATCTTTGGAATTTGGACCTATTGACCGATGCTTTTTCTTTTGTTTATTTGTGAAAGCGCCTTTTTTCCTTACATAAAATACTTCTGTTTTTCGACATAAATGATAGAATAATGCTTTGGATTTATGGTTGGTTATTCGCTGAGAGTGACTTTACTAAAATTTTTTACCATATATATAAGGAGGAACGATTTAATGAGGCTTCCGACATTCTGGGGAGGAATACATCCGCCGCAGAACAAAGATTTAACCGTAAATGAGGAGATCGAGTCATATCTTCCAACCGGAGAGCTGGTTTTTCCAATGGCGCAGAACATAGGCGCTCCTTGCTCGCCCGTGGTGGCCAAGGGAGACCGTGTGCTTGTCGGCACACGCGTCGGCAACAACGACGCCTTCGTCTCCGCACCGATACTGTCGAGCGTCTCCGGCACAGTCAAAGAGGTCGCCATGAGGATGACGACGCCGGGACTCTTTGAGAACTGCGTGGTCGTTGAAAACGACGGGCTTTACGAACTGGCGCCGGAATGGAAGCCCCTTGAAAATTACGAAAGCGCCGACCCGAAGGAATATATCAAACGCGTGCGGGATGCCGGAATAGTCGGCTTCGGCGGCGCCACCTTCCCGGCCGCGGTAAAACTTTCGCCGCCTCCGACCGCTAAGATCAAATGGCTTATCATAAACGGCGTGGAATGCGAGCCGTACCTCAACTGCGACAACAGGCTGATGCTTGAGGAGACGGACAAGATACTCAAAGGCCTCCGGCTGATGCTGCGTCTCTTCCCCGGGGCGGAGGGCGTAATAGCAATCGAAAACAACAAACCCGCGGCGATCGCCGCTATGAACGACGCGATCGTAAAGGGCGGCTTCAACAACATGACGGTGCAGCCCCTTATGGTGAAATACCCGCAGGGCGCTGAGAAAATGCTCATAGAGGCTATCACCGGGCAGGAATATCCGCTTTCAAAGCTGCCGGCCGACGTAGGCTGCATAATCTTCAACGTCCGCACGACGCACCAGATATACGAGGCGATCGTAGAGGGAAAGCCCGCGGTCGAACGTATAGTGACGGTAACGGGAGACGCGATAGCGCGGCCGAAAAACATAAAGACGCCTCTTGGTACCTGCGTGCGCGAGCTGATAGAGCTTGCCGGCGGCTTCCGAGAACAGCCTGTGAAAATACTTTCCGGCGGCCCGATGATGGGCACGTCAATGCGCTCCATCGACGTACCTGTCGTAAAGGGCACGTCGGGCATCCTTGCCCTTACGGCAAATTCGGCGATGCTGCGGCCCATCACGGCCTGTCTGCATTGCGGGCGCTGCGTCACCGCCTGCCCGATGGGACTTGTGCCAAGCGCGCTCGACCCGCTTGTACACGCGCGTCTTTACGACCGTTTTGAACAGGAGGGCGGCATGAACTGCATCGAATGCGGAAGCTGCACCTACATGTGTCCGGCAAACCGCCCGCTGACCCAGGGCTGCCGCGACGGCAAGGCTTCGGTCAACGCAATGCGCAGAAAGGCGGCTGCTAAATAATGGAAAGATTACTGGTAGTATCAAGCTCCCCGCATATACACTCACCGCTTGAGACGCCCAAGATAATGGGCTGGGTGCTAGCGGCGCTCGCCCCGGCGGGCTTGGCGGGAGTCTACTTCTTCGGGCTTCGCGCGGCGGCCGTCATGGCAGTCTGCGTCGCGTCGTGCGTGTTTTTTGAATATCTCTGGGAAAAGCTGACAAAACGTCCCGTGACGGTATCCGACCTTTCCGCCGCGGTGACGGGACTGCTTCTTGCCTACAATCTGCCGCCGACCATCCCCTTCTGGATGGCGGCGGCCGGTTCTGCCTTTGCCATAATAATAGTTAAGCAGATGTACGGCGGACTTGGGGCGAACTTCGTGAACCCTGCGCTTGCCGCGCGCGCCGCGATGCTGACAAGCTGGCCCGTGCCCATGACTACATGGACGCTTGACGGCGTATCCGGCGCGACTCCGCTTGCCCTCATCAAAATGGGCGCGGTGGACAAGCTGCCGAGCCTTCAAAACCTCTTTATCGGCAACATCGGAGGCTGCATCGGAGAAACTTCGGCTATAGCGCTGCTTATCGGCTTTGGCATCCTGCTTGCGAAAGACATCATAAAATGGCAGATACCAGTCATCTACGTGGCGACGGTGGCGGTGCTATGCACGGTATACGGCAGACCGGTCGGCCCAGTTTACGAGGTGCTGACGGGCGGCCTGCTGCTTGGCGCCATCTTCATGGCAACCGACTACACGACGTCGCCGATAACAGTCAAAGGGCAGATGATCTTCGCCGCGGGCTGCGGACTTCTGACCGCGCTCATACGCACATGGGGCGGATATCCAGAGGGCGTCTCCTACTCTATTTTGATAATGAACCTCGTTGTGCCGCTCATAGACCGTTTTACAAAGCCGCACATCTTTGGAGAGGTGAAGAAAAATGGCTAAAATCTTAAGGCTGGGACTTGTGCTTTTTATAATAACGGCCGTCACCGGCATCATTCTTGGCGGCGTCTACACTCTGACGCTTGAACCTATACGCCTGACGCAGCTTCGCGAAAAGAACGAAGCTCTGGCCTCGACGCTGCCGGGCGCAACAGCGTTCAAAGAAATACCCGTCAAGCCAGGCTCCGGCATCGTAAAAGACGCCTACGAAGGCACGGCCGACGGAAAACTGATAGGCTACAACTTCACTGTGACGCCGAAGGGATACGGCGGCCTCATCACTCTCGTAGTAGGCATGACGCCCGACGCCCAGGTGACAAACATCAAGATACTGGCGCACACGGAAACTCCGGGACTCGGCGCGAAGGCGGTAGACGCGGCCTTCACCGAACAGTTCAAGCTGAAGAAGGTCGAGGAGATATTCGTCTCCAAGACTCCCGTCGAAGCGGATGATCAGATACAGGCCATATCGGGAGCCACGATAACCTCGCGCGCCGTGGCCTCCGGAGTCAACGCGGCCACCAAATATTTGAAGCGCGACATACAGGGCGCCGCTGCGCCTGCGGAAGACGATAAGCCCGACGCCGCAAGCTCGGCAAGCCAGAAGGGGGAATAGGACGATGCAGAATCCTCTTAAACTGATCACAAACGGCATAATAACGGAAAACCCGACCTTCGTGCTGGTGCTCGGCATGTGCCCGACGCTCGCAGTAACGTCGAGCGCCATAAACGGCATCGGCATGGGCCTTGCGGCTACCGCCGTTCTGATGGGCTCAAACGTCGCCGTCTCCGCCATCAGGAAGTTCATACCGGACGAGATACGCATCCCGGCCTTCATCGTAGTGATAGCGGGCTTCGTAACGGTGGTACAGCTTCTGATCTCAGGATATGCTCCGGCGCTGAACCAGTCGCTTGGCATATTCATACCGCTCATCGTCGTCAACTGCATAATTCTCGCGCGCGCTGAGGCCTTCGCCTTCAAAAACGGCGTCGTAGACTCGCTATTTGACGGCCTTGGAATGGGGCTCGGCTTCACTTTGGCCCTCACCGTCATAGGCGCTATACGCGAACTGCTCGGCAACGGCAGCGTCTTTGGACATACGCTGCTTCCCGCCGCGCTCTACCAGCCGGCGCTTCTCGTCATCCTGGCCCCTGGCGGCTTCATCACGCTGGGCATACTGATGGCGCTCTTCCGCAATCATCAGATAAAAAAAGAAGAGAAGGCAAACGAGGGCATCCCGTCGTCATTTGACGGCTGGCAGCAGCTCAGCGCCTGTTCCGGCTGCTCGCTGAAAAATATCTGCGGCGGCGGCGACGCAAAGGTCGTCTGCGCTAAATCGGCCGCTGAAACAAAGGAGGCCGTTAAATAATGTCCTACCTCGCACTGTTTATAAGCTCCATTTTCGTACAGAACATACTGCTCGCGCGCTTTCTCGGCTGCTGCCCCTTCCTTGGGGTCTCAAGCCAGCTTGAGACGGCGAAGGGCATGGGCGTCGCGGTCGTATTCGTAACCACCTTCGCCGCGATAATGACATGGCTGGCCTATGAGTTCATCCTCGTTCCGATGGGGCTCGAATATCTCTACACGCTGGCCTTCATACTGATAATAGCGGCGCTCGTCCAGTTCGTAGAGATAGTGCTCAAAAAGGTGATGCCGGGGCTTTACAAGTCGCTTGGCATCTTCCTCCCGCTCATTACGACAAACTGCGCCGTGCTCGGCGTGGCAGTCATAAACATGAACGAAAAATACGGACTGCTTGAGTCGATCGTAAACGCGGTAGGCTCATCCGCGGGCTTTTTGCTCGCCATCGTGCTGATGGCCGGCATCCGCGAACGCATTGAGATGAACACGGAGATGCCGCGCTGCCTGCGCGGGCTTCCGATAGCGCTGGTGACGGCGGGGCTCATGTCGATAGCCTTCATGGGCTTCAACGGCCTCATCAAGTAAGGAGGAATGATTATGGAAGGTATGCTCTATCCAATGCTTGTAATGGGCGGCCTGGGAGTAGTCTTCGGCGGCCTCCTTGCTTTCGCCTCCGAAAAATTCAAGGTCGAGGTCGACCCGCGCCAGAGTGAGATACGCGCGAAACTTCCCGGCGCCAACTGCGGCGGCTGCGGATTTCCCGGCTGCGACGGCTACGCCGACGCCTGCGTCAACGCCGGCGCGAAACCTAACCTCTGCGCCGCGGCAGGCCCCGAAGTAGCGGCGGAAATAGCCGCCATTTTGGGCGTAGCGGCCGAGGAGGCCGAACCGATGGTGGCCTACGTAAAATGTCAGGGCACGACGCAGAAGACCGTCAAGGACTGCGTCTATATGGGCGTCCACGACTGCCGCGAGGCCGCTGTAGTGCCTGGCAAGGGCCCCAGCGCCTGCACCTTCGGCTGCATGGGCTTTGGCACCTGCGTCTCTGTCTGCGCCTTTGGCGCAGTGAAAATAGCGGACGGCGTAGCTAAAGTCGACCCGGAAAAATGCGTCGCATGCGGCGCCTGCGTAAACGAATGTCCGCGCAGCGTCATCACGCTCGTCCCCAGGAAATCAAAGGTCCAGGTCGCCTGCAGTAACCCGCTGAAAGGCCCGCTGGTAAAACAGGTCTGCTCCGTGGGCTGCATAGGGTGCGGCATCTGCGCCAAGGTCTGCCCCGTCAAAGCCGCTACGTTAAACGGCGCGCTTGCGCAGATAGACCCCGCGACCTGCATAAACTGCGGCCTGTGCGCCACAAAGTGCCCCGTAAAGGCCATAACGGACTCACGCCCGCCGCGCGTGCTGCCCCCAATGCCGCCTGTGAACGCTGCGGAAGAAAAAAGCTCGCAGCCCGTCTCCGCATAAACAATACGATACCAATAATAAAAGGCGTCCATGATATATCATGGATGCCTTTTGCCTTGTGTACAGCGGCGGGCTGCGCGCCCTTTTCCTTTAGCGCAAGAGATGAAAAAAGCC encodes the following:
- the rsxC gene encoding electron transport complex subunit RsxC, with amino-acid sequence MRLPTFWGGIHPPQNKDLTVNEEIESYLPTGELVFPMAQNIGAPCSPVVAKGDRVLVGTRVGNNDAFVSAPILSSVSGTVKEVAMRMTTPGLFENCVVVENDGLYELAPEWKPLENYESADPKEYIKRVRDAGIVGFGGATFPAAVKLSPPPTAKIKWLIINGVECEPYLNCDNRLMLEETDKILKGLRLMLRLFPGAEGVIAIENNKPAAIAAMNDAIVKGGFNNMTVQPLMVKYPQGAEKMLIEAITGQEYPLSKLPADVGCIIFNVRTTHQIYEAIVEGKPAVERIVTVTGDAIARPKNIKTPLGTCVRELIELAGGFREQPVKILSGGPMMGTSMRSIDVPVVKGTSGILALTANSAMLRPITACLHCGRCVTACPMGLVPSALDPLVHARLYDRFEQEGGMNCIECGSCTYMCPANRPLTQGCRDGKASVNAMRRKAAAK
- a CDS encoding RnfABCDGE type electron transport complex subunit D, whose amino-acid sequence is MERLLVVSSSPHIHSPLETPKIMGWVLAALAPAGLAGVYFFGLRAAAVMAVCVASCVFFEYLWEKLTKRPVTVSDLSAAVTGLLLAYNLPPTIPFWMAAAGSAFAIIIVKQMYGGLGANFVNPALAARAAMLTSWPVPMTTWTLDGVSGATPLALIKMGAVDKLPSLQNLFIGNIGGCIGETSAIALLIGFGILLAKDIIKWQIPVIYVATVAVLCTVYGRPVGPVYEVLTGGLLLGAIFMATDYTTSPITVKGQMIFAAGCGLLTALIRTWGGYPEGVSYSILIMNLVVPLIDRFTKPHIFGEVKKNG
- a CDS encoding RnfABCDGE type electron transport complex subunit G, with the protein product MAKILRLGLVLFIITAVTGIILGGVYTLTLEPIRLTQLREKNEALASTLPGATAFKEIPVKPGSGIVKDAYEGTADGKLIGYNFTVTPKGYGGLITLVVGMTPDAQVTNIKILAHTETPGLGAKAVDAAFTEQFKLKKVEEIFVSKTPVEADDQIQAISGATITSRAVASGVNAATKYLKRDIQGAAAPAEDDKPDAASSASQKGE
- a CDS encoding electron transport complex subunit E, which produces MQNPLKLITNGIITENPTFVLVLGMCPTLAVTSSAINGIGMGLAATAVLMGSNVAVSAIRKFIPDEIRIPAFIVVIAGFVTVVQLLISGYAPALNQSLGIFIPLIVVNCIILARAEAFAFKNGVVDSLFDGLGMGLGFTLALTVIGAIRELLGNGSVFGHTLLPAALYQPALLVILAPGGFITLGILMALFRNHQIKKEEKANEGIPSSFDGWQQLSACSGCSLKNICGGGDAKVVCAKSAAETKEAVK
- the rsxA gene encoding electron transport complex subunit RsxA, translated to MSYLALFISSIFVQNILLARFLGCCPFLGVSSQLETAKGMGVAVVFVTTFAAIMTWLAYEFILVPMGLEYLYTLAFILIIAALVQFVEIVLKKVMPGLYKSLGIFLPLITTNCAVLGVAVINMNEKYGLLESIVNAVGSSAGFLLAIVLMAGIRERIEMNTEMPRCLRGLPIALVTAGLMSIAFMGFNGLIK
- a CDS encoding RnfABCDGE type electron transport complex subunit B, with protein sequence MEGMLYPMLVMGGLGVVFGGLLAFASEKFKVEVDPRQSEIRAKLPGANCGGCGFPGCDGYADACVNAGAKPNLCAAAGPEVAAEIAAILGVAAEEAEPMVAYVKCQGTTQKTVKDCVYMGVHDCREAAVVPGKGPSACTFGCMGFGTCVSVCAFGAVKIADGVAKVDPEKCVACGACVNECPRSVITLVPRKSKVQVACSNPLKGPLVKQVCSVGCIGCGICAKVCPVKAATLNGALAQIDPATCINCGLCATKCPVKAITDSRPPRVLPPMPPVNAAEEKSSQPVSA